Proteins found in one Podarcis muralis chromosome 5, rPodMur119.hap1.1, whole genome shotgun sequence genomic segment:
- the FAM110A gene encoding protein FAM110A, with amino-acid sequence MPVETLQASHAMKGVPAAAPFTSAMPFRILNKGPEYFRRPAASAASKKPSAVERLEADKAKYVKSQQVASTRQEPVRALFLKQPLFTPGVRRVMLTPSRKTPQGGRRAEARGAAKTSLNLEILNNLINICDSPLSFPKPEKSPAEHKWGAGGQGWSPGSLPDTPRKKGHPAEGMSKLSQSSASSKPSSTVAVRRVDVRPCGALRARVVPSIQLTPIPSSPAQAKILSAGPLSSPSPRSELRTDSARRQTLLHRSKSDLSDRYSRATADLERFFNYCGLDPEDMGDVEVERFTRASSDIVSVKFHSVSTASSEGTRSRRSAVTLEERQAERIPYGISIIERNARVIKWLYGLRQARESQKVSNV; translated from the coding sequence ATGCCGGTGGAGACCCTCCAAGCCAGCCACGCCATGAAAGGCGTCCCGGCCGCTGCCCCCTTCACCTCGGCCATGCCGTTCCGAATCCTGAACAAGGGTCCTGAGTACTTCCGGCGGCCGGCGGCCAGCGCTGCCTCCAAGAAGCCCAGCGCAGTGGAGAGGCTGGAAGCGGACAAGGCCAAGTATGTCAAGAGCCAGCAAGTGGCCAGCACGAGACAGGAGCCGGTGAGGGCTCTGTTCCTCAAGCAGCCCCTCTTCACCCCAGGGGTGCGGCGGGTGATGCTCACCCCCAGCCGGAAGACCCCGCAAGGAGGACGCCGGGCGGAGGCACGCGGTGCCGCCAAGACCTCCCTGAACCTGGAGATCCTCAACAACTTGATCAACATCTGCGACAGCCCGTTGTCATTCCCCAAGCCGGAGAAGAGCCCCGCAGAGCACAAGTGGGGGGCAGGAGGCCAGGGTTGGAGCCCCGGGAGCCTCCCGGATACCCCAAGGAAGAAGGGCCACCCGGCGGAAGGCATGAGCAAGCTGTCCCAAAGCTCGGCCTCCTCCAAGCCTTCCAGCACGGTCGCCGTGCGCAGGGTGGACGTCCGGCCGTGCGGGGCCTTGAGGGCGAGGGTGGTCCCCAGTATCCAGCTGACGCCGATCCCCTCCTCCCCTGCGCAGGCCAAGATCCTGTCCGCCGGGCCCCTGAGCTCCCCCAGCCCCCGCAGCGAGCTGCGGACAGACAGCGCCAGGCGCCAGACCTTGCTGCACCGCTCCAAATCGGACCTGAGCGACCGGTATTCCCGGGCGACGGCGGACCTTGAGCGCTTCTTCAACTACTGTGGCCTGGACCCGGAGGACATGGGGGACGTGGAGGTGGAGCGCTTCACCCGGGCCAGTTCGGACATTGTGTCCGTCAAGTTCCACAGCGTCAGCACGGCCAGCTCGGAGGGGACCCGCTCTCGCCGCAGCGCGGTCACCTTGGAGGAGAGGCAGGCTGAGCGCATTCCTTACGGCATCTCCATCATCGAGCGCAACGCCCGGGTCATCAAGTGGCTGTATGGACTACGACAAGCCAGAGAGTCCCAAAAGGTATCCAACGTATAG